In Propionimicrobium sp. PCR01-08-3, one DNA window encodes the following:
- a CDS encoding cysteine desulfurase, producing MWDSAAIRADFPILDREVDGHRLVYLDSANTSQKPREVVEAVEAHYLRHNANVARAMHTLGAEATAAFEGARAKVAEFIHAARPEEVVFTKNASEALNLAAYTLGSRLKPGDEVVISVLEHHSNLVPWQLACEASGATLRWFDVTDEGRLDLDKAQRDGLINEHTKVVSVAWVSNVLGSITPVRQIADWAHSVGAIMVADGSQGVPQRATDVNALGVDLMAFTGHKLCGPTGIGVLWGRFDLLDSLPPFLGGGEMIEVVRMERSTYAPPPHRFEAGTPPIAQAVGLGAAIDYLSRIGMEAIADHENEITAKMLAGLGSLEGVRILGPTEAVDRGGAVSFTVEGVHPHDLMQLLDSRGVAVRGGHHCAAPLHQRLGVQSSSRASGYLYTTPEEVDALIDAVAWAYDFFNSRTGRRHER from the coding sequence ATGTGGGATTCCGCTGCTATCCGGGCCGACTTCCCGATCCTCGACCGGGAAGTCGATGGCCACCGGCTGGTCTACCTCGACTCGGCGAACACCTCGCAGAAACCTCGCGAGGTCGTCGAGGCGGTTGAGGCGCACTACCTGCGCCACAATGCGAACGTCGCCCGCGCCATGCACACCCTGGGTGCCGAAGCGACCGCAGCATTCGAGGGCGCCCGGGCGAAGGTAGCGGAGTTCATTCACGCGGCCCGGCCCGAAGAGGTCGTCTTCACCAAGAACGCCTCGGAGGCGCTGAACCTGGCGGCCTACACCCTGGGCAGCAGGCTGAAGCCCGGCGACGAGGTCGTCATCTCGGTGCTGGAACATCACTCGAACCTGGTGCCCTGGCAGTTGGCCTGCGAAGCGTCCGGGGCGACGCTTCGCTGGTTCGACGTGACCGATGAGGGCCGGCTGGATCTGGACAAGGCTCAGCGCGACGGGCTGATCAATGAGCACACCAAGGTCGTCTCGGTTGCCTGGGTGAGCAATGTGCTGGGCTCCATCACTCCGGTCCGCCAGATCGCCGATTGGGCGCATTCGGTCGGCGCCATCATGGTCGCCGATGGGTCGCAGGGCGTGCCGCAGCGTGCCACTGACGTGAATGCGCTGGGTGTCGACCTGATGGCGTTCACCGGGCACAAGCTGTGTGGGCCGACCGGCATCGGTGTGCTGTGGGGGCGCTTTGATCTGCTCGACTCGCTTCCGCCGTTCCTCGGCGGGGGCGAGATGATCGAGGTGGTGCGGATGGAGCGTTCGACCTATGCGCCGCCGCCGCATCGCTTCGAGGCCGGCACTCCGCCGATCGCGCAGGCGGTCGGTCTGGGTGCCGCTATCGACTACCTGAGCCGCATCGGTATGGAGGCCATTGCCGACCACGAAAACGAGATCACCGCCAAGATGCTGGCCGGGCTCGGTTCGCTGGAAGGCGTGCGCATCCTGGGGCCCACTGAGGCCGTCGACCGCGGCGGAGCCGTCTCGTTCACCGTGGAGGGCGTGCACCCGCACGATCTGATGCAGCTGCTTGACAGTCGCGGGGTCGCCGTCCGGGGCGGGCATCATTGCGCGGCGCCGCTGCATCAGCGGCTGGGTGTGCAGAGCTCGTCTCGGGCGTCCGGATACCTGTACACCACGCCCGAGGAAGTGGACGCGTTGATCGATGCCGTGGCGTGGGCCTATGACTTCTTCAACTCGCGCACCGGGAGAAGACATGAGCGTTGA
- the sufC gene encoding Fe-S cluster assembly ATPase SufC, translated as MAELVIKDLYADVETESGPKQILKGVNLTIRSGEIHAIMGPNGSGKSTLAYSLAGHPKYTITSGSATLDGEELTELSVDKRAKAGLFLAMQYPIEVPGVSTANFLRTAKTALDGVAPKVRTWPKEVTAALERMDMDPSFSGRSINEGFSGGEKKRGEIVQLDLLDPKIAILDEIDSGLDIDAVRTVAEGINRYSDRGEHGVMLITHYQRILRYVEPTHVHVFVDGRIVAEGGKELAAELEVEGYDKYLKAVHA; from the coding sequence ATGGCAGAACTAGTCATCAAAGATCTGTACGCAGACGTCGAGACCGAGTCCGGTCCCAAGCAGATCCTCAAGGGCGTCAACCTCACGATCCGCTCGGGCGAGATCCACGCGATCATGGGCCCCAACGGCTCGGGAAAGTCGACGCTGGCCTACTCGCTGGCCGGTCATCCGAAGTACACCATCACCTCCGGTTCGGCGACCCTGGACGGCGAGGAGCTGACCGAGTTGAGCGTTGACAAGCGCGCCAAGGCCGGCCTCTTCCTCGCCATGCAGTACCCGATCGAGGTTCCGGGCGTGTCGACCGCGAACTTCCTGCGTACCGCGAAGACCGCGCTGGATGGTGTGGCACCCAAGGTGCGCACCTGGCCGAAAGAGGTGACCGCGGCGCTCGAGCGGATGGACATGGATCCGAGTTTCTCGGGCCGCTCCATCAACGAGGGCTTCTCCGGTGGTGAGAAGAAGCGCGGTGAAATCGTCCAGCTCGACCTGCTGGACCCGAAGATCGCGATTCTCGACGAGATCGACTCCGGCCTCGACATCGACGCGGTGCGCACGGTCGCGGAGGGCATCAACCGGTATTCCGACCGGGGCGAGCACGGCGTGATGCTGATCACCCATTACCAGCGCATCCTGCGCTACGTCGAGCCCACCCACGTGCACGTCTTCGTGGACGGCCGGATCGTCGCCGAGGGCGGCAAGGAGCTGGCCGCCGAGCTCGAGGTCGAAGGCTACGACAAGTACCTGAAAGCCGTGCACGCCTGA
- a CDS encoding non-heme iron oxygenase ferredoxin subunit — MSFVPVADVDDLDDLPLGVEVPDSDLEVALVRVGDEIFAIRDECSHGHVRLSEGDVDEDDCSIECYLHGSMFSLRTGAALNLPATQPVPVYPCSIEGDQIVVDVDNPIQPHTEA, encoded by the coding sequence ATGAGCTTCGTGCCCGTCGCGGATGTCGACGACCTCGATGACCTGCCGCTCGGGGTCGAGGTTCCCGACAGCGACCTCGAGGTCGCACTGGTGCGTGTCGGAGACGAGATCTTCGCCATCCGGGACGAATGCAGCCACGGACATGTCCGCCTGTCAGAAGGCGACGTGGACGAAGACGACTGCAGCATCGAGTGCTATCTTCACGGTTCGATGTTCAGCCTTCGTACCGGCGCTGCACTGAATTTGCCGGCCACCCAGCCGGTGCCCGTTTATCCATGTTCTATCGAGGGCGATCAGATCGTCGTCGATGTCGACAATCCGATCCAACCTCATACGGAGGCCTGA
- the sufD gene encoding Fe-S cluster assembly protein SufD, with amino-acid sequence MTTSTSAPARETIKSHLHPTPSWNVADHPLPTGLEETWRFTPVERFNSLLQAGSVDHAQWQLKLPGEVTTRKVSLNEAMAFSFDAPVDLVGALAAKDAGDDVTLISVPPEAELADPLVIDLDAEGKDLAGHLLIDIGHHAVATVLLRHTGKGRFAGKAELHAGDGSHVDFVSVQDWDEGSVHGGQVSVLVGRDANVRTIQATVGKGDVRLNERAEFNGTGGNLQQLGLYFSQASQHVEHRMFIDHNAPSTESHVDYRGALQGKGSHSVWIGDVLIRSNALDIETYETNKNLMLTEGCQADSVPNLEIETGEIRGAGHASSTGRFDEEQLFYLRSRGIPEPDARRLVVEGFFLDIIHRIGIADVEERLAAALSVQLSAIEGMSSESVLAKAEADE; translated from the coding sequence ATGACAACAAGCACGTCTGCCCCGGCGCGGGAGACCATCAAGTCGCATCTGCACCCGACGCCATCCTGGAACGTCGCAGATCATCCGCTGCCCACCGGGCTGGAGGAGACCTGGCGGTTCACGCCGGTCGAGCGCTTCAACTCGCTATTGCAGGCGGGCAGCGTCGATCATGCGCAGTGGCAGCTGAAGCTGCCCGGCGAGGTGACCACCCGGAAGGTGTCGCTTAACGAGGCCATGGCGTTCTCGTTCGATGCGCCGGTCGACCTGGTGGGCGCGCTCGCGGCCAAAGACGCGGGCGACGACGTGACGCTGATCTCGGTGCCGCCGGAGGCCGAACTGGCCGACCCGCTGGTGATCGACCTCGATGCCGAAGGCAAGGATCTTGCCGGGCATCTGCTGATCGACATCGGGCACCACGCGGTTGCCACCGTATTGCTGCGGCACACCGGAAAGGGCCGCTTCGCCGGCAAGGCCGAATTGCACGCCGGTGACGGCTCGCACGTCGACTTCGTCAGCGTCCAGGACTGGGACGAGGGCTCGGTACACGGCGGGCAGGTCTCGGTGCTGGTCGGACGCGACGCCAACGTGCGCACCATCCAGGCGACCGTCGGCAAGGGCGATGTGCGGCTGAACGAACGAGCCGAGTTCAACGGCACCGGAGGCAATCTGCAGCAGCTCGGCCTCTACTTCTCGCAGGCCAGCCAGCATGTGGAGCACCGCATGTTCATCGACCACAACGCCCCGAGCACCGAGAGCCATGTCGACTACCGCGGTGCGCTGCAGGGCAAGGGCTCACACTCGGTGTGGATCGGCGACGTGCTGATCAGGTCGAACGCTCTCGACATCGAGACCTACGAGACCAACAAGAATCTGATGCTCACCGAGGGCTGCCAGGCCGACTCCGTGCCGAACCTCGAGATCGAGACCGGCGAGATCCGTGGCGCCGGCCACGCGAGCTCGACCGGGCGTTTCGATGAGGAGCAGCTGTTCTATCTGCGCAGCCGTGGCATTCCCGAGCCGGACGCCCGCCGCTTGGTCGTCGAGGGGTTCTTCCTCGACATCATCCACCGCATCGGCATCGCCGATGTCGAGGAGCGGCTCGCAGCCGCGCTCAGCGTCCAGCTGTCCGCGATCGAAGGCATGTCGTCCGAATCCGTGCTGGCCAAGGCCGAGGCGGACGAATGA
- the sufB gene encoding Fe-S cluster assembly protein SufB: MATKAEVAEQEVEQFNSLATYKYGWHDSDAAGAIAQRGLNADVVRGISAIKNEPEWMLKRRLKGLRLFDRKPLPKWGADLSTIDFDSIKYYVRSTEKQAQSWEDLPDDIKNTYDKLGIPEAEKARLVAGVAAQYESEVVYHKINEELAKQGVVFLDTDTGLKEYPELFEEYFGSVIPAGDNKFAALNTAVWSGGSFIYVPKGVNVTIPLQAYFRMNTENLGQFERTLIIADEGSYVHYVEGCTAPIYKSDSLHAAIVEIVVKKDARVRYTTIQNWSGNVYNLVTQRATVEEGGTMEWIDGNIGSKTNMKYPACYLMGPNAKGEALSIAFAGNGQHQDTGAKMVHCAPSTSSTIVSKSISRDGGRSSYRGLVEVQPGARHSASNVKCDALLVDSISRTDTYPYVDVREEDVTMAHEATVSKISQDQLFYLMQRGLSEDESAAMVVRGFVEPIARELPMEYALELNRLIELQMEGSVG, from the coding sequence ATGGCGACGAAGGCGGAAGTAGCCGAACAAGAAGTTGAACAGTTCAACTCCTTGGCCACCTATAAATACGGCTGGCACGACTCCGACGCCGCTGGAGCGATCGCTCAGCGGGGATTGAACGCAGACGTCGTCCGCGGCATCTCCGCTATCAAGAACGAGCCGGAGTGGATGCTCAAGCGCCGCCTCAAGGGTCTGCGGCTTTTCGATCGCAAACCGCTGCCAAAGTGGGGCGCCGACCTGTCGACGATCGACTTCGACTCGATCAAGTACTACGTGCGGTCCACCGAGAAGCAGGCACAGTCCTGGGAGGATCTGCCCGACGACATCAAGAACACCTACGACAAGCTCGGCATCCCGGAGGCCGAGAAGGCTCGCCTGGTTGCCGGTGTTGCGGCCCAGTACGAGTCCGAGGTGGTCTATCACAAGATCAATGAGGAGCTCGCCAAGCAGGGCGTGGTCTTCCTCGACACCGACACCGGCTTGAAGGAATACCCGGAGTTGTTCGAGGAGTACTTCGGCTCGGTGATCCCGGCCGGCGACAACAAATTCGCGGCGTTGAACACCGCGGTGTGGTCGGGCGGATCGTTCATCTACGTGCCCAAGGGCGTCAACGTGACGATCCCGTTGCAGGCCTACTTCCGGATGAACACCGAGAACCTCGGTCAGTTCGAGCGGACGCTGATCATCGCCGACGAGGGCTCGTACGTGCACTACGTTGAAGGCTGCACGGCCCCGATTTACAAGTCGGATTCGTTGCATGCGGCCATTGTCGAGATCGTGGTGAAGAAGGACGCGCGCGTCCGCTACACCACCATCCAGAACTGGTCGGGCAATGTGTACAACCTGGTGACCCAGCGCGCGACCGTCGAAGAGGGCGGCACCATGGAATGGATCGACGGCAACATCGGCTCCAAGACCAACATGAAGTACCCGGCCTGCTACCTGATGGGCCCGAATGCCAAGGGTGAGGCGCTGTCGATCGCTTTCGCCGGCAACGGGCAGCACCAGGACACCGGGGCGAAGATGGTGCATTGTGCGCCGAGCACCTCCAGCACGATCGTCTCGAAGTCGATCAGCCGTGATGGTGGACGCTCCTCCTACCGAGGCCTGGTCGAAGTGCAGCCCGGCGCCAGGCATTCGGCGTCCAATGTGAAATGTGACGCCCTGCTCGTCGATTCCATCTCGCGTACCGACACCTACCCCTACGTCGACGTGCGCGAGGAAGACGTCACGATGGCCCATGAGGCGACGGTCTCGAAGATCAGTCAGGACCAGCTGTTCTACCTGATGCAGCGCGGCCTGTCAGAAGACGAGTCGGCCGCAATGGTGGTGCGTGGGTTCGTCGAGCCGATCGCCCGCGAGCTCCCGATGGAATACGCGCTCGAACTGAACCGGCTCATCGAATTGCAGATGGAAGGGTCGGTGGGCTGA
- a CDS encoding helix-turn-helix domain-containing protein: MEIENRAEMTSSAGDQAAATDASTRQRVLDLLLERGTMTAAELADALELTPAGVRRHLIGLVDGGQITTIEQTGPRGRGRPASVYQLTATGRKGFGQAYDDLALSALAELVAIAGPDAIDRFAERRLTDLEDDYRRRRTTDPEKDPMEVLAEALSAAGYFAETEGSAELCQHHCPVVDVATEYPQLCDAETSVFARLLGTDVSRSATIAHGALACRLHVGGPTPLPNPVSASADRKVIA, encoded by the coding sequence GTGGAAATCGAAAACCGTGCCGAGATGACCAGTTCAGCTGGAGACCAGGCAGCGGCCACTGATGCCTCCACTCGCCAGCGGGTGCTGGACCTGCTGCTTGAGCGCGGGACCATGACCGCCGCCGAACTAGCCGATGCCTTGGAGTTGACGCCGGCCGGAGTGCGCCGTCATCTTATTGGGCTCGTCGATGGCGGCCAGATCACCACCATCGAGCAGACGGGGCCTCGCGGCCGCGGTCGTCCGGCAAGTGTTTACCAGTTGACCGCTACCGGACGCAAGGGTTTCGGTCAGGCCTACGACGACCTCGCGTTGAGCGCACTCGCCGAACTCGTGGCTATTGCCGGTCCGGACGCGATCGACCGTTTTGCCGAGCGCAGGCTCACCGACCTGGAGGACGACTACCGTCGCCGCCGTACCACCGATCCCGAGAAGGACCCGATGGAGGTGCTCGCCGAGGCGTTGAGCGCCGCCGGCTACTTCGCGGAGACCGAAGGCAGCGCCGAGTTGTGCCAGCACCATTGCCCGGTGGTCGACGTGGCCACCGAATATCCCCAACTGTGTGACGCCGAGACGAGCGTGTTTGCGCGGCTGCTCGGCACCGACGTTTCCCGGTCGGCCACCATCGCCCATGGCGCGTTGGCCTGCCGGCTTCACGTAGGCGGTCCAACACCGCTACCCAATCCGGTTTCTGCATCCGCAGATCGAAAGGTGATTGCATGA